The Sphingomonas bisphenolicum genomic interval TTTAGCTATGAATGTGAAGGTGATGGTTCGTCGCCAATGTGCTTCCTGATCGAGGACAAAAGTGGGAATCTTGTTAAAGAAGAGTGGTTCGATCCCCCATATGTCGGGATGGTCCATGACTTCGCGATCACGACTGATTACGTGATCTTTCCAATCTTTCCGACGACAATGGATCCCGAGCGCTTGAAGGCAGGTGGGGATCATTGGAAGTGGGACGGGAGTTTGCCTAGTTGGGTTGGCATTATGCCGCGAGCCGGCAGTACGACCGATATCCGATGGTTCAAAGTGCCTACGTCGTGTGGCTTTCACGTCATCAACGGCTTTAACGAAGGCACAATAGTCCATCTCGATATGATGATCTCCAAGCGGAATGGCTTCCCCTACATCGGCGACATCGCAGGATCGGCCGCGGATCCTCAGGATGGCGTCCCCTATCCCACGCGTTGGTCTTTCGACATGACGTCGAACGCCGTCGATGGAGGATTCTCATCGAAGAGTTTGGCCCCATATGGCGGTGAGCTGCCGCTCATCGATCCGCGATGCGTCGGTCGGGATTATCGCTACGCCTATATCTCAATGGTGGATCCGGAGAGGCGGATATTGATGGCCGGCCCTACCTACATGGGCGCTAACATGATCGGCAAAATCGATCTGACGACCGGCGAAGTCCAAACCTATCACGGGACTGACGAGACTAGCTTCCAGGAGGGCGCGTTCATCCCGCGCGGGCCTGGCGAAGATGAAGGTTGGTATATCAATATCGCCGATCGACATGACCAAAACCGTTCCGATCTGCTGATCTTCGACGCGCGCGCCATCTCCGAGGGGCCGCTTGCAACGGCCCGATTGCCGATTCGTCTCAGGAGCGCCTTTCACACGACTTGGGTTCCGGGAGTATGACCATGATATTGCCTAACGGCGTGACTGAGGCGTCAATGCGCGCAGCACTCACGGAATTTTCCGCGATCGTCGGGAACGAATGGTTCTTTGGTCCCGAAAACGAACGACTGACAGCCTATAACGACGCCTACCCGCTGGACGATCTCGCTCAGCAAGGATATATGATGTCGAATGCGAGTTTGACATGGCGCGGCCCTGAAAACCGCTACTCTGTTGCTGTGTATATCGATAATATCGAGAACGAGACGTTAAAGGCGACCTCGTTTGTACAACCAATCGTCGGTCTTCCTGTAGTTACACTTGAAGCTCCTCGGACTTACGGAATTCGAGCTAGATTTAATTTCTGATTCGTAGGGACGGCCTGCTTTCTCCATTGATCTTCTATTTACCACTAAAGAGGTGGAAACATGCGGTTTGAACGAATCAATCCACTCACTGGCGAAGTAGCATC includes:
- a CDS encoding carotenoid oxygenase family protein, with amino-acid sequence MTKLFPDGLSFSGYNTPSRIECDIYDLEVEGDVPPDLNGRWYRSGPDPQYPPYLGDDIYVNGDGMISMFNFENGHVDFKMRYIQTERWKAERAARRSLYGKYRNPWTDKPEVAGKSRGTANTAPIWHAGRLLVLKEDHVPMAVDPDTLATLGDFTWNGQLKSKTVTAHPKIDPVTGELLLFSYECEGDGSSPMCFLIEDKSGNLVKEEWFDPPYVGMVHDFAITTDYVIFPIFPTTMDPERLKAGGDHWKWDGSLPSWVGIMPRAGSTTDIRWFKVPTSCGFHVINGFNEGTIVHLDMMISKRNGFPYIGDIAGSAADPQDGVPYPTRWSFDMTSNAVDGGFSSKSLAPYGGELPLIDPRCVGRDYRYAYISMVDPERRILMAGPTYMGANMIGKIDLTTGEVQTYHGTDETSFQEGAFIPRGPGEDEGWYINIADRHDQNRSDLLIFDARAISEGPLATARLPIRLRSAFHTTWVPGV